Proteins encoded within one genomic window of Flavobacterium oreochromis:
- a CDS encoding DUF6646 family protein: MKKVFVLVATLIGFMSQAQEAYKGKGDTKFHVGANLQSGGTGLNVGTDFGLGENISVGVVANYLLDVKPIEGDSYDFLDRADLKARFNANIGKVLTLPEQLDVYPGLDLGLRNFGGHLGARYFFSEGFGLQVETGVPFAKYTKDPVGFDRLNNQFYVNLSAVFNL, from the coding sequence ATGAAAAAAGTTTTTGTTTTAGTAGCAACTCTAATAGGATTCATGTCACAGGCTCAAGAAGCTTATAAGGGTAAAGGAGATACAAAGTTTCATGTTGGTGCTAATTTGCAATCAGGAGGAACTGGATTAAATGTAGGAACAGATTTTGGATTAGGAGAAAATATTTCAGTAGGTGTTGTAGCAAATTATTTGTTAGACGTAAAACCAATTGAAGGTGATAGTTATGACTTTTTAGATAGAGCAGATCTTAAAGCTAGATTTAATGCAAATATTGGAAAAGTATTAACATTACCTGAACAGTTAGATGTGTATCCAGGTTTAGACTTAGGTTTAAGAAATTTTGGAGGACACTTAGGAGCTCGTTATTTCTTTTCAGAAGGATTTGGTTTACAAGTAGAAACAGGGGTTCCTTTTGCTAAGTACACAAAAGATCCAGTAGGTTTTGATCGTTTAAACAATCAATTCTATGTTAATTTAAGTGCTGTTTTTAATCTGTAA
- a CDS encoding metallophosphoesterase family protein — MAIYIIGDIHGAYKGLLQLIAVTPLKSGDTIIFLGDYVDGWSESPQVLDLLIDLNNHYNCIYIRGNHDELLLDWLKNQEENVLWYQSGGQSTIEAYKNISKEIKDKHIEFLSSLKDYYIDNQNRLFVHAGFTNLKGVTHEYYPRLLYWDRTLWEMALCLDPSISVDSPFYPKRLALYQEIFIGHTPVTNLGVTTPIKRANVWNLDTGAAFSGCITILNIETKQFWQSDPICTLYPNEKGRN; from the coding sequence ATGGCGATTTATATTATAGGAGATATTCATGGAGCTTATAAAGGATTATTGCAGTTGATAGCTGTAACGCCTTTAAAATCAGGTGATACTATTATTTTTTTAGGTGACTATGTAGATGGTTGGAGTGAGAGTCCACAGGTTTTAGATCTTTTAATAGATCTGAATAACCATTATAATTGTATTTATATAAGAGGTAATCATGATGAGTTACTCTTAGATTGGTTAAAAAATCAGGAAGAAAATGTGTTGTGGTACCAAAGTGGAGGACAATCAACAATTGAAGCTTATAAAAATATAAGTAAAGAAATTAAGGATAAGCATATTGAGTTTTTATCTAGTTTAAAAGACTATTATATAGATAATCAAAATAGACTTTTTGTTCATGCTGGGTTTACAAATTTAAAAGGAGTAACACACGAATATTATCCAAGATTACTCTATTGGGATAGAACACTGTGGGAAATGGCTTTGTGTTTAGATCCTTCCATAAGTGTTGATAGTCCTTTTTATCCTAAGCGTTTAGCTCTGTATCAAGAAATTTTTATAGGACACACTCCTGTTACAAATTTAGGCGTAACCACTCCTATAAAAAGAGCTAATGTTTGGAATCTAGATACAGGAGCCGCTTTTAGTGGTTGTATTACGATTTTAAATATTGAAACAAAGCAATTTTGGCAAAGTGATCCTATCTGTACACTCTACCCAAATGAAAAAGGTAGAAATTAA